Proteins from a single region of Desulfobacter postgatei 2ac9:
- a CDS encoding hydantoinase B/oxoprolinase family protein, with the protein MSDPAKFRFSVDRGGTFTDIYAEVPGEPGFRVIKLLSEDPRNYPDAPREGIRRIIEKVTGKPVPKELFESDRIEWIRMGTTVATNALLERKGAPSALVVTRGFGDILQIGNQDRPRIFDLEIKKPEILYREVIEADERLRILREDEDASAVEGKIVKGITGDRLAVIRPLDTAAIKSDLKAVYDRGIRTLAVVLMHAYAWPDHERTIGRLAQEIGFTQISLSSKVMPRVKLVARGDTTMVDAYLNPHIRTYLDSFKHGFKDKLTHTGLLFMQSDGGLAGADGFTGSRAILSGPAGGVVGYAMTTFDSEKKQPVIGFDMGGTSTDVSRFGGEYELVFESETAGVRIQAPQLHIRTVAAGGGSRLFFDNGMFLVGPESAGAHPGPVCYRKEGYLTVTDANLVLGRIQPKHFPHIFGPTEDQPLDVEAACTALAGLTEEINRYCAGAGLPPMTVEEAALGFIRVANEVMVRPIREISVMRGFDIKAHILATFGGAGPQHACAIARTLGISKIFIHRFSGILSAYGMGMADVVTERQQPCSALLCPQALKEAEAVFKQLEEAARRELQDQGFSPDAVDTTRFLNLRYHGTDTAIMICRPEDNDYTKAFRTLYRREFGFDLFGREILIDDIRIRARGKSENLRRISIPKAQGAPPVLDMTQCYFEEGRQKTLIYDLEKLAAGHCIPGPAILIHHTSTILIEPDCTAEITKNGDVEIKVGSGTREQIGTTLDPVQLSIFSNLFMSIAEQMGRMLQKTAISTNIKERLDFSCALFGPDGELVANAPHLPVHLGSMSDAVKAQIQMQGSGLTPGDVLVSNHPAAGGSHLPDITVITPVFKDDQVIFWVAARGHHADIGGISPGSMPPNSRRLEEEGACITSFKLVENGIFQEQGISKLLLAPGKLPPTPGRPAISGTRLLADNISDLKAQVAANQKGIELVLEMVDLYGLDVVQAYMKHVQDAAEEAVRQRLSALSVSKGMAERDTIRAMDYLDDGSPIALSLTIDRKNGSALFDFQGTGPQIWGNCNAPKAVTKSAILYCLRCLIEKDLPLNHGCLIPITVDIPKGSLLDPSSEAAVVGGNVLTSQRITDVVLKAFGVAAASQGCMNNFTFGNDRFGYYETIAGGAGAGPTWHGQTGVHTHMTNTRITDPEILERRYPIILREFSIRRGSGGRGRFNGGDGLVREVEFLKPLNVAILSERRVFAPYGLEGGESGSKGVNLFIRKDGTSICMGAKNEIIAQPGERFRIMSPGGGGFGTPTVTKKNTNNKQDFSCDPRL; encoded by the coding sequence ATGTCCGACCCCGCCAAATTTCGTTTTTCCGTCGACCGCGGCGGCACCTTCACGGATATCTATGCCGAGGTGCCCGGAGAACCCGGGTTCAGAGTCATCAAGCTTTTATCCGAAGATCCCCGGAACTATCCTGACGCACCCCGGGAAGGAATTCGGCGCATCATAGAAAAGGTGACCGGCAAGCCCGTACCCAAAGAACTGTTCGAATCCGACCGGATTGAGTGGATTCGCATGGGGACCACCGTGGCCACCAACGCCCTGCTGGAACGAAAAGGCGCGCCCAGCGCCCTGGTGGTGACCCGGGGATTCGGTGATATTCTTCAAATCGGAAACCAGGACCGTCCCCGGATTTTTGACCTGGAGATCAAAAAACCCGAAATTCTGTACCGGGAGGTCATTGAAGCGGACGAGCGCCTGAGGATCTTGCGGGAGGATGAGGACGCCTCGGCAGTAGAAGGCAAAATCGTGAAGGGGATCACCGGTGACCGCCTGGCAGTGATTCGTCCCCTGGATACAGCGGCCATAAAATCCGATCTTAAGGCTGTCTATGATCGGGGCATCCGCACTCTTGCCGTCGTGCTCATGCACGCCTATGCCTGGCCGGATCATGAACGAACCATCGGCCGCCTGGCCCAGGAGATCGGATTCACCCAGATCTCCCTCTCCTCCAAAGTCATGCCGCGGGTGAAGCTGGTGGCCAGGGGAGACACCACCATGGTGGACGCCTACCTCAACCCGCATATTCGCACCTACCTTGACAGCTTTAAACACGGGTTCAAGGACAAGCTTACCCATACAGGCCTTCTTTTCATGCAGTCCGACGGCGGCCTGGCCGGTGCTGACGGGTTCACCGGCAGCCGCGCCATCCTCTCCGGACCGGCCGGCGGAGTGGTGGGATATGCCATGACCACCTTTGATTCTGAAAAAAAACAGCCCGTCATCGGCTTCGACATGGGCGGCACATCCACCGATGTCTCCCGGTTCGGGGGGGAATATGAGCTGGTCTTTGAATCGGAAACCGCCGGAGTGCGCATCCAGGCCCCCCAACTCCACATCAGGACCGTGGCCGCCGGCGGGGGCAGCCGCCTCTTCTTTGACAACGGCATGTTCCTGGTGGGTCCCGAATCTGCCGGGGCACACCCTGGTCCGGTCTGCTACCGAAAAGAGGGCTACCTGACGGTCACGGACGCCAATCTGGTGCTCGGCCGTATTCAACCTAAGCACTTTCCCCATATTTTCGGCCCCACCGAAGATCAGCCGCTGGACGTGGAAGCGGCCTGTACGGCCCTGGCCGGCCTGACAGAGGAAATCAACAGGTACTGCGCCGGTGCCGGGCTGCCGCCCATGACGGTGGAGGAGGCTGCCCTGGGGTTTATCCGGGTGGCCAACGAGGTGATGGTCAGGCCCATCCGTGAAATTTCGGTGATGCGGGGATTCGATATCAAGGCGCACATTCTGGCCACCTTTGGGGGCGCCGGTCCCCAGCATGCCTGCGCCATTGCCCGGACCCTGGGAATATCCAAAATTTTTATCCACCGATTTTCCGGCATTCTGTCCGCCTACGGCATGGGCATGGCCGATGTGGTCACGGAGCGCCAGCAGCCCTGCTCCGCTCTCTTATGCCCACAAGCGCTGAAAGAGGCTGAAGCGGTTTTTAAACAACTTGAAGAAGCGGCTCGCCGGGAACTTCAGGATCAGGGATTCTCCCCGGATGCCGTTGACACCACCCGGTTTCTTAACCTGCGATACCATGGGACAGACACGGCCATTATGATCTGCCGGCCTGAAGACAATGACTATACAAAAGCCTTCAGGACCCTCTACCGCAGGGAGTTCGGATTCGATCTTTTTGGCAGGGAAATCCTCATCGACGATATCCGGATCCGCGCCCGGGGCAAGTCTGAGAATCTGCGCCGGATCAGCATCCCAAAGGCCCAGGGGGCACCGCCGGTGCTGGATATGACCCAGTGCTATTTTGAAGAGGGCCGGCAGAAAACCTTGATTTACGATCTGGAAAAACTTGCCGCCGGCCATTGCATCCCCGGCCCGGCCATTCTGATCCACCATACTTCCACCATTCTCATCGAACCCGACTGCACCGCAGAGATTACAAAAAACGGGGATGTGGAAATCAAGGTGGGCTCGGGCACACGGGAGCAAATCGGCACAACGCTTGACCCGGTCCAACTTTCCATTTTCAGCAATCTATTCATGTCCATTGCCGAACAAATGGGCCGGATGCTTCAAAAAACCGCCATCTCTACGAATATCAAGGAGCGCCTCGATTTTTCCTGCGCCCTGTTCGGGCCCGATGGTGAACTGGTGGCCAACGCGCCCCATCTGCCGGTCCATCTGGGGAGTATGAGCGACGCGGTAAAGGCGCAGATCCAGATGCAGGGAAGCGGTCTTACGCCCGGGGATGTATTGGTCTCCAATCATCCGGCTGCAGGGGGCAGCCACCTGCCCGACATTACGGTCATCACCCCCGTGTTCAAGGACGATCAGGTCATTTTCTGGGTGGCAGCCCGTGGGCATCACGCCGACATCGGCGGCATCTCTCCCGGCTCCATGCCCCCTAACTCCCGCCGCCTTGAAGAGGAAGGGGCCTGCATCACCTCGTTCAAGCTGGTGGAGAACGGCATTTTTCAGGAACAAGGCATTTCGAAACTGCTGCTGGCCCCGGGCAAACTGCCCCCGACACCGGGGCGTCCGGCCATCTCGGGCACCCGCCTTCTGGCAGACAATATCTCCGATCTTAAGGCCCAGGTTGCCGCCAACCAGAAAGGGATTGAACTGGTGCTGGAGATGGTTGATCTCTACGGCCTCGACGTGGTTCAGGCCTATATGAAACATGTTCAGGATGCGGCTGAAGAGGCCGTTCGCCAGAGGCTCAGTGCGCTTTCCGTATCCAAGGGGATGGCCGAACGGGACACGATTCGCGCCATGGACTATCTGGATGACGGCAGCCCCATTGCCCTATCCCTCACCATAGACCGCAAGAACGGCAGCGCACTATTTGATTTTCAAGGCACCGGACCTCAGATCTGGGGAAACTGCAATGCTCCCAAAGCCGTGACTAAATCGGCGATCCTTTACTGCCTCAGATGCCTGATTGAAAAAGACCTGCCCTTAAACCACGGCTGCCTTATCCCCATCACCGTTGATATCCCCAAGGGCTCTCTGCTTGATCCCTCTTCGGAAGCCGCGGTGGTAGGCGGTAACGTGCTGACCTCCCAGCGGATCACCGACGTGGTCCTCAAGGCGTTCGGCGTGGCTGCCGCCTCCCAGGGCTGCATGAACAATTTTACCTTCGGCAATGACCGCTTCGGCTACTATGAAACCATAGCCGGCGGGGCCGGCGCCGGCCCGACCTGGCACGGGCAGACCGGGGTTCACACCCACATGACCAACACCCGAATCACTGATCCGGAGATCCTGGAGCGGCGATATCCCATAATTCTCAGGGAATTTTCCATCCGCCGGGGGTCCGGCGGCAGGGGGCGGTTCAACGGTGGGGACGGTTTAGTGCGTGAAGTGGAATTTTTAAAGCCCCTCAATGTCGCCATCCTTTCCGAACGCAGGGTTTTCGCCCCCTACGGGCTGGAAGGCGGCGAATCCGGCAGCAAAGGGGTGAACCTGTTCATCAGAAAAGACGGCACCTCAATCTGCATGGGTGCCAAGAACGAAATCATCGCGCAACCCGGCGAGCGTTTCCGTATCATGAGCCCCGGCGGAGGTGGATTCGGCACGCCAACAGTGACTAAAAAAAATACAAATAATAAACAGGACTTCAGCTGTGATCCCCGGCTTTGA
- the tsaA gene encoding tRNA (N6-threonylcarbamoyladenosine(37)-N6)-methyltransferase TrmO yields MTNNTTISFTPIGFVRTNATKLPRHWSVSQEKGVLEIQPEFVPGLRDIEIGQKIVVLFHFHKSPAFNSGYLFQTPPHRSSSRGVFSICSPIRPNAIGMSVVEVTDKDQERIGVKHIDMIDGTPILDIKPLITGEEDCPSAE; encoded by the coding sequence ATGACAAACAACACAACCATCTCCTTCACGCCCATCGGTTTTGTGAGAACCAATGCAACAAAATTGCCCCGGCACTGGTCCGTGTCACAGGAAAAAGGGGTATTGGAAATTCAGCCTGAATTTGTGCCTGGCTTGCGTGATATTGAAATCGGACAAAAGATTGTGGTGCTTTTCCATTTTCATAAAAGCCCGGCATTCAATTCAGGATACCTGTTCCAGACCCCGCCCCACCGCTCCTCTTCCAGAGGCGTGTTCAGCATTTGTTCGCCCATCCGTCCCAATGCCATCGGCATGAGTGTCGTTGAGGTGACAGATAAAGACCAAGAACGCATTGGGGTCAAACACATTGATATGATTGACGGCACACCGATTTTAGATATCAAGCCCCTGATCACGGGAGAAGAGGATTGTCCAAGCGCAGAATAA
- a CDS encoding carbohydrate-binding family 9-like protein — protein MQHYVARQDRLRVDASSWQKPPWNAVSSQKLTCHMGERPRHFPDTRVKLAYDDQALYLMFRVQDRYIRALARTDQDRVYQDSCVEFFFTPGPDPDQGYFNLEMNCGGTILFHFQTLPRKDPVEIPVSDCARILRDASLPKIVNPEVQDPVLWFLSAKIPFDLLSSYTAVTHPEPGKAWRANFYKCADNTSHPHWLTWAPVDLPAPDFHHPRAFGALCFQ, from the coding sequence ATGCAGCACTATGTTGCCAGACAGGACCGACTCCGGGTGGATGCCTCATCATGGCAGAAACCCCCATGGAATGCCGTCTCCAGCCAGAAACTGACCTGCCATATGGGAGAACGTCCCCGCCACTTCCCGGACACCCGGGTCAAGCTGGCCTATGACGACCAGGCCCTTTACCTGATGTTCCGGGTTCAGGACCGGTATATCCGGGCCCTGGCCCGGACCGATCAGGATCGCGTATACCAGGACAGCTGCGTCGAATTCTTCTTTACTCCGGGGCCGGACCCGGACCAGGGGTACTTCAACCTTGAGATGAACTGCGGGGGCACCATCCTGTTTCACTTCCAGACCCTGCCCAGGAAAGATCCCGTTGAAATCCCGGTATCAGACTGTGCCCGGATCCTTCGGGACGCCTCCCTGCCCAAGATTGTGAACCCAGAGGTCCAGGATCCAGTACTCTGGTTTCTGAGTGCGAAAATCCCCTTTGACCTGCTTTCCTCGTACACGGCCGTAACTCACCCCGAACCGGGCAAGGCCTGGCGGGCCAACTTTTACAAATGTGCGGACAACACCTCCCACCCCCACTGGCTGACCTGGGCGCCGGTGGACCTGCCGGCCCCGGACTTTCACCATCCCCGTGCCTTTGGCGCCCTCTGCTTCCAATGA
- a CDS encoding SDR family NAD(P)-dependent oxidoreductase, translating to MASQFLLTAFSLASKNGPHLTASAKAGGSFMTCISFLGGGFGFKNFKTQISPVYGGMAGLAKTAALEWKSVLCRALDLPFDKKAIKENAEAAAGLMLTRGAVEMGLDGEQCYIPELVSKPVREPLEICLDKSDVVVISGGARGVTAACAIALAGQCQSKIALFGRSEPPFDEPAWLKGMDTPAQMKKAIFANAFEKEKPTPARVEAEYRHFASNRDIKANLERIQKWGNEVAYYCVDIRDQALVNAAMEKVTEQLGPVTALIHGAGVLEDKLICEKTPDQFKNVFGTKINGLFALLSSVDQDKLKYLVMFSSVAARFGNTGQCDYAMANEVLNKIAQAKQITHPHCRALAINWGPWDGGMVTESLKREFEKRQIELIPIQAGAQQMVAEMGNADRSCVEVVVGGTISSDVPERSCAMNKVLSQTFSSRDSCIIEDHKIDNAPVVPLALMVDLLACGAERNNPGLQCAGMEKVRLLKGIVPANDKTEVQVEIGKCVSIDHQLFTPARITSLGKNGLTIQHAGAQVLLAEKLPQPPVLSKSADMDLTPWNITMEQAYETILFHEGALQCITEICGVSSKAIEVMTTTAPDISQWYKTPHAKQWTMDPMVLDAAFQAAILWTFHNCGQVCLPASFADLRLFDAFPKQSGQKVRIVFTVNHQGQHKIKGYFTFLDENKTVIASMMGFEAIMDPGLLDKFKSRPLFDRDKILAFAQGNPSEAFGEPYKIFDKTREIARLPRPPYFFMDAVTKADHPAWQTAPGGWIETTYKIDKDAWYFAANHSDTMPFCILLEVALQPCGWLAAYGGAALISEERLHFRNLGGKAKRIKNLTRSSGLVKIRVRMTDVSKAGGMIIQNFDMDVQNKGESVYTGTTNFGFFTADALSKQVGIRDPRALLPLENNTQQPETIFEDHAPLTPEDQNIGPNTGMPAKALRMIDKITFLDFKAGLHGQGLIQGEKQVDPDEWFFHAHFYQDPVCPGSLGIESFIQLIRFFMIKKFDLAPEKFAPAIDEADEHEWTYRGQIIRSNSNIVVQAHISACTMDETGCRATADGTLSVDGICIYEMKNFCFSFKGTPCSTMLPDRTDSGWMPHHGRNPHGMPSPARN from the coding sequence GTGGCAAGTCAGTTTCTTTTGACGGCTTTCAGCCTGGCCTCAAAAAACGGCCCCCACCTGACAGCAAGCGCCAAGGCAGGCGGCAGCTTCATGACCTGTATCAGCTTTCTTGGCGGCGGCTTTGGGTTTAAAAATTTTAAAACACAAATCAGCCCTGTTTACGGTGGCATGGCAGGCCTTGCCAAAACAGCCGCCCTTGAATGGAAATCGGTCCTTTGCCGGGCCCTTGACCTGCCATTTGATAAAAAAGCCATAAAAGAAAACGCCGAAGCCGCCGCAGGGCTGATGCTGACCCGGGGGGCCGTGGAAATGGGGCTTGACGGCGAGCAATGTTACATTCCAGAACTTGTCTCAAAACCTGTCAGGGAACCTTTGGAAATTTGCCTGGACAAATCCGATGTTGTTGTAATTTCCGGCGGTGCCAGGGGCGTTACCGCAGCGTGTGCCATTGCCCTTGCCGGGCAGTGTCAATCGAAAATAGCCCTTTTCGGCAGATCTGAACCGCCCTTTGACGAACCGGCATGGCTTAAAGGCATGGATACACCCGCGCAAATGAAAAAAGCCATTTTTGCCAATGCCTTTGAAAAAGAAAAGCCAACACCTGCCCGGGTGGAGGCGGAATATCGCCATTTTGCCTCAAACCGCGACATTAAAGCCAATCTGGAACGTATACAAAAATGGGGCAATGAGGTTGCCTACTACTGTGTGGACATCCGGGATCAAGCCCTTGTCAACGCGGCCATGGAGAAGGTGACCGAGCAGTTGGGTCCGGTGACCGCACTGATTCATGGGGCTGGTGTCCTTGAGGATAAATTGATCTGTGAAAAAACACCCGACCAATTTAAAAATGTGTTTGGCACCAAAATCAACGGGCTTTTTGCGCTTCTTTCATCAGTGGATCAAGATAAACTCAAGTACCTGGTGATGTTCTCATCGGTTGCGGCAAGATTCGGCAATACCGGCCAATGCGACTACGCCATGGCCAACGAAGTGCTCAATAAAATCGCCCAGGCCAAACAGATCACCCATCCCCATTGCAGGGCTTTGGCCATCAATTGGGGACCCTGGGACGGCGGCATGGTCACGGAGAGCCTGAAACGGGAATTTGAAAAACGTCAGATTGAACTGATCCCCATCCAGGCCGGCGCACAACAGATGGTCGCGGAAATGGGCAATGCCGACAGGTCCTGCGTTGAGGTCGTTGTCGGGGGCACGATATCTTCGGACGTGCCGGAACGATCTTGCGCAATGAATAAGGTTCTGTCCCAGACCTTCAGCAGCCGGGACAGTTGTATCATTGAAGACCATAAAATTGATAATGCACCGGTTGTTCCCCTGGCCTTAATGGTGGATCTGCTGGCCTGCGGAGCCGAGAGAAACAATCCAGGTCTGCAATGTGCCGGAATGGAAAAGGTGCGTCTGCTCAAAGGGATTGTGCCCGCCAATGACAAAACAGAGGTCCAGGTGGAGATTGGAAAATGTGTCTCCATTGATCATCAGCTCTTTACACCCGCTCGTATTACCTCTTTGGGTAAAAACGGATTAACAATCCAGCATGCCGGGGCCCAGGTGTTATTGGCAGAGAAGCTGCCCCAACCACCGGTTTTATCAAAATCAGCAGACATGGATCTTACCCCCTGGAACATCACTATGGAGCAGGCCTATGAAACCATTCTTTTCCATGAAGGCGCCCTCCAATGCATTACCGAAATTTGCGGGGTGTCGTCCAAGGCAATTGAGGTGATGACAACCACAGCACCTGACATCAGCCAATGGTATAAAACACCCCATGCAAAACAATGGACCATGGACCCCATGGTTTTGGATGCAGCCTTCCAGGCCGCTATTTTATGGACCTTCCATAATTGCGGACAAGTCTGCCTGCCTGCAAGCTTTGCCGATTTGCGGCTTTTTGACGCTTTTCCCAAACAAAGCGGACAGAAGGTTCGGATAGTCTTTACAGTCAACCACCAGGGTCAGCATAAAATCAAAGGATATTTTACATTCCTTGATGAAAACAAAACGGTTATTGCAAGCATGATGGGATTTGAAGCCATCATGGACCCAGGGTTGCTTGATAAATTCAAATCCAGACCCCTGTTTGACCGGGATAAAATTTTAGCTTTTGCCCAGGGCAATCCATCCGAGGCATTTGGAGAACCCTATAAAATTTTTGACAAAACGCGTGAAATTGCAAGGCTGCCAAGACCACCCTACTTTTTTATGGACGCGGTGACAAAAGCAGACCACCCGGCCTGGCAGACCGCACCCGGCGGGTGGATAGAAACCACCTACAAAATTGATAAAGACGCATGGTATTTCGCAGCGAACCATAGCGATACCATGCCTTTTTGCATTCTTCTTGAAGTGGCCCTTCAACCCTGTGGCTGGCTTGCGGCCTATGGCGGTGCAGCCCTGATCAGTGAAGAACGTCTGCATTTCAGAAACCTTGGGGGAAAAGCCAAACGGATCAAAAATCTGACCCGGAGCTCCGGATTGGTAAAAATCCGTGTCAGAATGACCGACGTTTCCAAGGCCGGCGGCATGATCATCCAAAACTTTGATATGGATGTGCAAAACAAGGGAGAATCTGTTTACACAGGCACCACCAATTTTGGATTTTTTACGGCTGATGCGTTATCCAAACAGGTGGGAATCAGGGACCCCCGAGCGCTATTGCCCCTTGAAAACAATACCCAACAGCCTGAAACAATATTTGAAGATCATGCACCCTTGACCCCGGAAGATCAAAATATCGGTCCCAATACGGGGATGCCGGCAAAAGCCTTGCGAATGATAGACAAAATTACCTTTCTTGATTTCAAAGCAGGCTTGCACGGCCAGGGGCTGATTCAAGGTGAAAAACAAGTGGACCCTGATGAGTGGTTCTTCCACGCCCATTTTTATCAGGATCCGGTCTGCCCGGGGTCGCTAGGCATAGAATCATTCATCCAGCTGATCAGATTTTTCATGATCAAAAAATTCGATCTTGCCCCGGAGAAGTTTGCCCCTGCCATTGATGAAGCAGATGAACATGAATGGACATACCGGGGACAGATCATCCGCTCGAATTCAAACATTGTTGTCCAGGCCCACATAAGCGCATGCACCATGGATGAAACAGGTTGCCGGGCAACGGCTGACGGGACCCTAAGTGTGGACGGGATATGCATATATGAAATGAAAAATTTCTGTTTCTCTTTCAAAGGAACGCCATGCAGCACTATGTTGCCAGACAGGACCGACTCCGGGTGGATGCCTCATCATGGCAGAAACCCCCATGGAATGCCGTCTCCAGCCAGAAACTGA